Proteins encoded by one window of Cannabis sativa cultivar Pink pepper isolate KNU-18-1 chromosome 4, ASM2916894v1, whole genome shotgun sequence:
- the LOC115713523 gene encoding uncharacterized protein LOC115713523: MSELDSLDIRVRPYLQQVGYHKWSRYHCKNNMYSTMTSNIAESLNAANLAARELPITTLMESLRALIQQWTYTNRKKAQKTTTFLTPTAEKKLVDNFVESLTENVKPINETMFEVIELTRSWVINLKEKTCSCNRFQLDELPCAHALAVIKEMNLNVYNYCSGYYTTRTWLETYSGSTYPVHNHTTWDVPQNIKDIIVLPPNQKIRSGRPRKRRFLSEWDTKKHNRCGKCGQHGHNRKTCNNQAIK, from the exons atgagcgagttggacagcttggacatccgtgtaagaccatatttacaacaagttggataccacaaatggtcaagataccactgcaaaaacaacatgtattcaactatgacttcaaacattgctgaatctctaaatgcagcaaacttggcagctagagagctaccaatcacaacactgatggagtcattgagagcattgattcaacaatggacatacacaaacaggaaaaaagcacagaaaacaacaacatttttaacacctacagcagaaaagaaattagtcgacaactttgtggaatcattgacagaaaat GTAAAACCAATAAACGAGACCATGTTCGAAGTCATTGAACTAACCAGATCATGGGTCATCAACCTCAAGGAGAAAACATGCAGTTGCAACAGATTCCAACTTGATGAGTTACCGTgtgctcatgcgcttgctgttataaaagagatgaacttgaatgtttacaactactgttcgggttattacaccacgcgaacatggcttgaaacatacagcggctcaacatatccggtacacaatcacacaacttgggatgtgccacaaaacataaaagatatcattgttctgccaccaaaccaaaaaataagatctggaagaccaaggaaacgaaggtttttatctgaatgggatacaaaaaaacataacaggtgcGGCAAATGTGGACAACACGGACACAATcgaaagacatgcaacaatcaagcaataaaatag